A window of the Miscanthus floridulus cultivar M001 chromosome 14, ASM1932011v1, whole genome shotgun sequence genome harbors these coding sequences:
- the LOC136504171 gene encoding isoflavone reductase homolog produces the protein MEKSRVLVVGGTGYIGRRIVRASLAQGHPTLVLMRPEIGLDIDKLQMLLSFKAQGARLVEASLEDHAALVAAVAQADVVISAMSGVHFRSHNLSLQHKLVEAIKEAGNIKRFVPSEFGMDPSKMGHALEPGRVTFDEKMDLRWAIEDANIPHTYVSANCFAGYFCPNLCQMRTLLPPKEKVHVYGDGNVKVIFCDEDDVATYTIKSVDDPRAVNKTIYLRPHENILTQNDVIAKWEKLSGNVLEKIHIPADEFLASMKDTDFANQVGVGHYYHIFYEGCLTNFEIGEDGAEATLLYPDVQYTRVDEYMKRYL, from the exons ATGGAGAAGAGCCGGGTCCTGGTGGTGGGCGGCACCGGGTACATCGGCCGGCGGATCGTGCGGGCGAGCCTGGCGCAGGGTCACCCGACGCTGGTCCTGATGCGGCCGGAGATCGGCCTGGACATCGACAAGCTCCAGATGCTGCTCTCCTTCAAGGCGCAGGGCGCGCGCCTGGTGGAGGCGTCGCTGGAGGACCACGCAGCTCTCGTCGCCGCCGTGGCGCAGGCCGACGTGGTCATCTCGGCCATGTCCGGGGTGCACTTCCGCAGCCACAACCTCTCCCTGCAGCATAAGCTCGTCGAGGCTATCAAGGAGGCTGGGAACATCAAG CGTTTTGTACCATCGGAATTCGGCATGGATCCATCCAAGATGGGGCATGCTCTTGAACCAGGAAGGGTTACATTTGATGAGAAGATGGACCTAAGATGGGCGATAGAAGATGCCAACATTCCCCACACCTATGTTTCTGCCAATTGCTTTGCTGGTTACTTTTGCCCAAACCTATGTCAAATGCGCACCCTTTTGCCACCCAAAGAGAAAGTTCATGTATATGGAGACGGCAATGTCAAAG TTATATtttgtgatgaagatgatgttgcAACATATACAATCAAGTCTGTTGATGATCCTCGTGCAGTGAACAAGACAATATACCTAAGACCACATGAAAACATCCTGACTCAAAATGATGTGATCGCAAAATGGGAAAAGCTTTCCGGAAATGTTCTGGAGAAAATCCACATTCCTGCAGATGAATTCTTGGCTTCAATGAAAG ATACAGACTTCGCCAATCAAGTCGGAGTGGGACACTATTACCACATTTTCTATGAAGGTTGCTTGACAAATTTTGAAATCGGTGAGGATGGAGCAGAGGCTACCCTATTGTACCCAGACGTTCAGTATACCCGCGTGGACGAGTACATGAAAAGATATCTGTAA
- the LOC136503892 gene encoding uncharacterized mitochondrial protein AtMg00860-like has protein sequence MMNDVLCPFLRRFVLVFFDDILIFSFSWAELLQHISIIPDALRAHRLHLKRSKCSFGASSVAYLSHVISAGGVAMDTDKVVAVASWPTPRSTRGLRGFLGLAGYYRKDIRDFGVIVAPLTHLLRKDAFAWFDEADMAF, from the coding sequence ATGATGAACGACGTGCTTTGCCCCTTCCTCCGCAGGTTCGTGCTGGTGTTCTTCGACGACATCCTCATTTTTAGCTTTTCATGGGCAGAGCTCTTGCAGCACATCAGCATCATCCCCGATGCGTTACGGGCGCACAGGCTCCACCTCAAGCGCTCCAAATGCTCATTTGGGGCCTCCTCGGTGGCGTACCTCAGCCATGTGATTTCAGCAGGCGGTGTCGCCATGGACACCGACAAGGTGGTCGCTGTGGCGTCATGGCCGACCCCACGGTCCACCCGTGGCCTGCGCGGCTTCCTAGGCCTCGCCGGCTACTATCGGAAGGACATCCGCGACTTTGGCGTCATCGTAGCCCCGCTGACTCACCTCCTGCGCAAGGATGCATTCGCTTGGTTCGATGAGGCGGACATGGCGTTCTAG